The Pempheris klunzingeri isolate RE-2024b chromosome 15, fPemKlu1.hap1, whole genome shotgun sequence genome contains the following window.
GAGATACAACCAAACCTTTATGCTCTCTGTGTCAAGTTAATAATTACCAGCTTCTCCttggtgtctttgtttgtttaacctcacacacatgcagccctTGTCTCTTTTGTAAACCCCCTGTTTTTCGCCCTTGGCCATCATTTTTGTCTGGTGCAAGTTTTAAAATTAGGTTCTTTGTTACTAAAACCAATACGACACTTAAAAGCTTTACCgtttgtccgtgtgtgtgtgtgtgtgtgtgaaggatcAAACGCATGGCTGGGATGAAGGAGTCTCAGATCAGTGCTGAGATCGAGCTGCTGCCGACCAACGATAAGAAGAAGTGGGCCAGGCCTCCCATCTCTATGAACTTCGAGGTCAGAACACATTAATAGTTTAcagtctctgtctcacacaaacacacacgctggaTGAGTTCCCAGCCTCTCTATGGCAGTCTGTTACGTGTGAAGATGTAGAGGGTTATTTTTGAAGCATTCATTCATCAAGTATGTTAGTTGCAGCAACGTTTCCTAAATCAGCTTTACTGCCTGATGAAATGCAAGAGATTCTGTTTGCTAAACgcatctgaaaaaaaagaaaaagaaaaaaacctctGTACAAAGTTGGCAGCCAAACAAGTGGACTATGGATTAGACGTGATCCCAGTATCAGTCATGCAAATCACAGCCTGCTCACTTCCTGCTCAGAGTTCACTCAACTTAAACATCCACAGTATGAACCAGCAACCGTTTCCCAGCATCCCCCGACACGTCTTAACCATCGTCCTCTGGTCTCCGCAGGTTCCTTTCGCTCCTTCTGGTCTGAAGGTGCGATACTTGAAGGTGTTTGAGTCCAAGCTCAACTACAGTGACCACGACGTTATCAAATGGGTGCGGTACATCGGCCGCTCCGGCATCTACGAGACGCGCTGCTAAAGTTCAACACCCCCCAGCCAGGCAGCGAACTGACCACTTTCCTCCCATCTATCTTGTTAAGATTTTTTCTTCTGCCCCTTCctactttgtctctctctctcctcccccctcaaTCCTTATAGCCTCTCTCATACAAcccctgcccccctcctccacacaccacccccaccccttcctAACTAGGTGTTGGAGATTGAATTTACATcgttaaaaaaagtaaatatgatATAATGCACAGATATATGCAAAATGTGAACCATTGTATCGTATATATCTCGTAGTGATGAGTAAACCTGTAAACCAACTGGTGTCTGAAAGAAAAAGACTCGTGATGCAGGTGGGGACCAGGGGGAGAGGACTGGAGGCACCTTAAGTGTCTTTTAAAGGGTGCCCTGTCGTGTTGATTCAGTGTTATCGTTTAACTATCTACTCTCCGGTTACTTTAGAAGCCCCACAAGTCCTGGTGAGATGATTTGTAGCTGTTGTGGTTTAAAATGAATCCTGATCTAGTTCCTGTGTATGAACTTCTGTCTCAGTAGAGTTTACCCTTCAAAGTGAGATGCATTGTCTGGTTCTGTATTGTGGGCTGGTTGATATTTGATCTGTGTTTTTGGAAACGGTCATTTGGATCAAAAGTCTCATTGTAGGTCTCCTATGGgtagagaggaaaaagagggaaatgaTGGTGACCCAGCTGTTTTTGTACCTTCTGGAGAGCACGTCGTTTCTTTCCCTCGCTGTTTTTCCACCATTAGTTTTACCAGCACTCAGTGAGTCTCTAAAGCGATAAAAACACAGGGAAACATTCCAGACAGTTTTGAGGTTTGACCATCATCCTGATAAGCTAGTACCTGACTCAAATTTCCTGTTTCTAAAGCGCTATGATCAACTTTGTCACACTATTTTGATTACATTGAGATGCTTTGGAGAAATCTGGCACCGGgagtgtgtctgcagtgaggtgaggtgaggtgaggtctCCCCCTGGTGTTTGCCTCGTCGCTGTCTGCTTCGTCTTGTTTGTAGCCCTGGTGACCGTTCTGTCCAATAAAATCTGACTATGTAACCAACCCCGcctacctctgtgtgtgtgtgtgtgtgtgtgtgttatcatttGGCTGATATTATTTTAGGTTGTTTTAATTCTTTTGTATCTCCGTTTCCTCTCGACATTGTCTGACATGAAGGAGGGGCGGTGTAGGAACAATGGATCGTGGCTTTGGTTAGTCCAGTTTTCATTCTGCCCACTTCACAAAATATTGCCTCCATTGgctttttcatttcacattttgaaagaaaactGAACCGTTTGTTTCTGATGAGAAACAAACTCCATCATCTTGACCATTATGTGAATAAATGATCTCATCCAGAAAAATAATTGATCCAGGTCAAAAAATGCTTTGGCCAAcatgtttaatacatttttcctGTCTTGATCTTCCTCTACATCCAggacataaaacaaagaaaccccaaacagtaaaataatacaTGATTAAAACACTtgcagttaaaaacatttacatttgtatCTAGCAGTAGTGGCTGCTATTGGCTTGCCAGTCGAGTCGTTGCCACCTTTGAAATTATACCGTGGACATGCTCTTAGTGAGAAGTTCACACTGATTTAAAGGAAGAGATTCCACAAGAATCAAGGCAAGGCTTCCCAAAAGTAGCTTAGCACCAAAATCTGAGTTGCATTATACTGGTGGTGTAATTTTAATACCAAAAGTAGGACATTAGAACTGTGAGAATCCTTTTCAGTTGTTTCCCCAACCTTTAAAATCCGATTAAGACCCACAAAAATAGAGGCCGTCTTTGTCGCTGCAGCAAAGACTGATTTTAGACCTTAAGGGCTTTTGGGAAACCAAGCCTAGAACAGATAAATCCAACATCTGTCAACATTTATATTAGAGTTATCTAACAGTATTGCATTACATCTTCAGATCACCTGTGATGTTTAATTTCTCAGTTACACGGGAGACATGAGACATGCTTTATCACTTGAGATGCAGGACGCGCACACAGAGGCCGGAAAATCTCAAATATTTGACCCAGTCACATTTCTTCAGTGCTTCAACAACGGCTCTGTTCAGAGAGGAAAAGTAATGCTCGTGCTTTTTTGTGCTCGTCTCCGGAAAAACAGAATGAGTTCAGGCAAGGAGGAGGTAGCTACAGAAATGTTGATCTGGATCTTGATGCATAAATCTGAGCCCCTCACGCCACTATGTGATATGAGTGCAGTCCCTTTGGCCGATAATACACCTCTGAACTGGTGCACACACTCGGTTCACATGTAGATTGGTGCAAGATATGGacaactgtgtgttttgggaagtgtgtgtgctaccAACGAGGAGGCCTTAccgatgaaaagaaaaaaatctgactcTGTGCTTCTGACTCCAACTAGCCAAAAGATGACATTTGAGAAGCAGGGCATTGAGATATGAAAAAGTAATACTTTTCTATTGTGTGTCAGATGAAAATTCTTACTTTTCTACAGGCCCAGGTGATGCAGCATCtgtattacaaaaaaatatagaaCTCCAGCCCTGCCCATGTTGATTCACTGCTCAGACCATCCAAAGCACTTCTAAACAGGGATGATTAACATCACTATCTGTACAAAGGATAAAGAACGGAAAGAGGAAATCTACAAAAATAAGTATTTCTACATCAATATTTAAATGGGTCATCCTTATGCGACTTTCCTTTACGCCACAAGAAAGGCGTCCCGTTTGAAACTAGTCTTCCAAAGACTGAATCTTGTCAGTAgacaacaacatttaaaagcaaattTATTACTATATGCAGCGAAATCAAAGCTGAACCCAGATCTGCCAACGTAAGGAGCGTGTTGGCAGAGGACATCTCAGACATGCCGACGTGAGAGCTTGCACGCATCACAAcatcacatgcacacgcacacacacacacacacacacacacacacggacacacgtAGCCCCAAGGCAGGCAGACAAACGTGGGAAAAAAGCTGCTGTTTAGTTCGACGTTTGACACTCTACTCTCAGATGTGACGCCATCCGGAGTTTCCCCGTTATTTTAAAAGAGACTGGTTGGTTTCCTGTTAGTAAGAGCAGGTTACAAACTGCCCCACGTGAGCAGCTCATTTAAGTGTCCAGTTTTCTGACCTGCTCTGAAAAACGTCCCCCCCTGGAGATGTTCAACACCGTCTCCGTGAGGTCTCAGCTCACCAAACTAGATGTGCTGTTCCACCAAGTGACCAAAGACCTGCGAGCCCTCCCGCTAAAgccatgacaaaaacaaaaaccacaaactCGTACCTCACTATAATGTCGACCTTATGAATATCATCATAGATGGAAGAGTGTGACACCTGTAAATATTCCTAAGTGACAGTGAGTGACTAATAAACTCAACATCAAAAGTGACTGACTAGTTTTCAGAGAACTCAGGTGACTAGTGGTGACATTTACTGACCGTtacaccaaaacaaaaagaaaggaaaaaaataggCTGTTAAAAACAAGAACTGTGGAGAAACTGGCTGTTACAGTTGACGTGACTCAAAGTAAaatcattaacaaaaaaaaaacaacaacatggaAGCAGGAGCTCGATGACGACCACGTTATTCGACAGCTCAGTTGACTGGTACCGCTGACTGCGGCCCCGGCAGATGTGAACAATTCAAACACAGTCTAGTTTTCGTCTTCGTCTTCGTCCTCGTCGTCGTCCTCGCTGATGAGGTATCCGCGGGCCCCGCTGTGGTGGGGCGGAGGCGAGGGAGGCGGGGAGGTCTTGGTGAAGAAGGGCAGGCGGAAGGTGGGAGAGGGGGAGCGCTCCTCACGGGTGGGGCTGCTGTTGGGGCTCTGCCTGGGGCTGATGGCCTGCAGCATGCGGCCCTTCCCTTCCTTCAGCATGTGCTTCTGTGGAGGTGACACGGGAAGATCTGGTTCAGTCAGTTAATCAGATAAAAACCCCACTTCAAACGGTAAAGAGccaaatttctttttaaatcatttcaatttagataaaacaaaaaaaaaaaaaaacgtctaaTTTCACACTCAACATCACTGACagacttttcttttgaaaaattGTTAACGTACAAACAGTAAGATTGAATCAATGTTGGGTCGTTAGTATGAAATCTCACAGATTAAATGGAAGATGTGGTTAGAGGTTAGTCTGTAAGCTCTACAGGTTGTTAGGTTGACTCTCGTGGTTTAGTTCAAATCACTGCTGGGGGGACACAAAGTCATTGTTTTGTAAGTAAGTCTCGAATCTTTGCACTGAAGTCCAGAGTCAAGTCCAGACCCTCAACAAGTCATTATGGGCACCTCAGAAATTGTGACACCACTCTATCATTTAGACATTTACTGAAATAATTACTATTATCGATTACTATTAAATTAACTTAGTATGTGAATACATTTGTGTCGCTGAGCCGAAGGTTTTCCACAGTACGTGTCATAGTTATCCCAGGCCTTCAACAGTACAAATATGGATGTGCTCTTGGTCAGGCCGCCTGATAAACCAGTGATTAAAGACCAAACACAACCACCATCCTCACCAGAGCTCCCTCTGGGCcaaacatctgcaggaagtTGCCGATGAATTCCCTGGATTTCTCCTCCCATTTCTGGATGAGGTCAAtgctcttctcctccaccttctgGACAAACTCTTTGCTCTTCTCCTCCACGTCGCGCACCTTCCTCTTCACCTTGTCCACGCGCTCCTGCAGGTGGTACTTCTTCTCCTGGTAGGAGAGGGGACAGCGAAGGTTGCAACAATAAGCTCTGTCATGCcaacttctctctcttcttttttcatccAACACTCACACAGTTAAACCAAAGCTACGTTTCGTACATTGATGAAGCTGACGTTGAGCTCCTTCGCTGTGTACCCTCTCTGCAGGTTGCGTCTGACGTACACATCATAGTCACGGACTATGCGTGTGATGATGTCGGAGGTGGAGATGCCCTCTGTCCGCTGGGTGGGAGCAAACATGCCTGTGGAGGGCAGAGGGGGGTCATGAGGGTGGAAAAGTCTGTGGTGAGGCTGCGATGGCTTTTCATTCTTATAGCAGGTAAAAATTTGtacaacagaaacactgaaatccTTCTTGACACGTTCTTTTAAAAGGACCAGTCTTAAATTTTGCACAATGTATCTTACAACCCatctaatttaaaattaaatcatCCTTTAAAATGGATACCAAGTGGCAGCCAAATATTCTTTCATCAAGGACTCTGATTCATGAAACGATCAATTCTTTATGTATTCACAGATTTTACATCAAGTGATGCagaggtgtttgtttttatttttttattctttctcttGTGTCTctaagtgtttgttttccttacAATTGCTGTGGATGTTTAccacatgtatgtgtgtctgcgtaCGTTCTGCACAGCACtggagcaaacacacatatcTGTGAGGGTACTGGTAGGACTACATACTGCACTGTGGTCCAGCTTGTTCTCAGTTACCCAACAATAACAAATGGATCAAAACATATTctacacatatacagtatgacaCCGAACCATCTGTGCACTGGCAGCAGTAGTAAAGACTGAAATGTATCCTGTAATTACAACGCTTCCACCCTTGGTTACGTCTGCACTCACCAGCGTCCTTGATGTGTTTGTACACGTCATCACTGCCTGCTGAGGAGTATGGGATGTCGTCATGGGCCACAAAGTCAATCTGGAGAGGTACACAAAACACCAGCAGGGAAGAGGTTACAGAGGGTCAGGGAAAGAGAGCTGCCAACTCTACGATTACTTGGTCTCTCAACTCAACATTTCAAAAGCTAAACAGGCCGAGTGTGTCTGAATATGTTTTGTCGTTTATCTGTTCgtttatctgtttgtctgttcctCCATTTCATCCACTCACGCGATGCCTTGCGAGGAACTCTGGCGTTAATGTCCAGGGGGCGTTTCGCACCACTTCATCCACATAGCGGCAGTGTCTGATGGCATCGTAGCGCTCGTCCTCGTTCATCACTGTGAAGCCCTTGTATTTGTGGGTCAGGTCGTCACTGCACACTGTGAATAGTTAGAGAAAATACAAAGATTAATTCTTTGAAATGCCTCAACCATGATTTCAACTGTaaccaaagaagaaaaataaaggatGAAGCTGGAGGCTCTGAAGCTGGTttacacagaaatgtatttaactgagagagagggaaagcagAGGTCACTGAAAAACACTCTGGTCTCTGTTATTGTTACTACAGAAAAGCCCAATGTGGTGGTGGATGACTCTCATAAGCTGGAGAAAACACAACTCAACAACAACATCCACTGTTTCCTTATCTTCCACGTAACTATCAGCCGTCTAACTTTTCCCAGATGTCTGAATTAGTCAGAGTTGTACTTGAACTGTCTGAATTGTCTaccagttttgttttgttttttcagtttcacactTACAAAGGAAGCAGGTGACGACAggactgctgctgtgaaacattatatggacacacacactttcacactcacCTCCAACGATGAGGTGTGTATTTGGGAAGAGGCATTTAGCCTGCATGAGTGCTCTGGCGTGACCTGAGTGGAAAACATCGAAGATGCCATCTGCGTACACCCGTACCGGTCTGTCGGCTGGATGGAGGAAGACGAGACGAGACATGCAGAGATGAAGCATTTGTTTGGTGTAGAGTGCTTCGCTGATATTGCACAGACTGAGACACCACCTAACAAAAATGTATCAACTGAGAGCCTGAAAGTATCAGACTCACGTTTTGTTCCCCTCTTGGCCTCCTCCATGCTGACTCTCTCATAGGGTTTACCGTCAGCTGGCTCCAGCTCATCTGCGAAAGGTGCAGGGTGCTTCAATCCCTTAAAGACCCACGCCAACAGAAGGGGAAGATTTCAGTCATTAAAGgaagttttctgttttttcctaTAAAAAGCTGTACACCAAAGTGAATAATTCTCATTTCACTTGTTGGATAGAGTAAAATTGTAACACTTATTTTGCAATAGAATTTCCTGTGGCAATCTGATGTGGAAATCCAGGGTGTAGCTGTTGTGGTTTAACAGCTGACGACATCCTTAAAGCACATTACCCATCAGACGACATTAAGTCTGGCCCGTGATGCACACAGTCTGTAAAAACCCATTTCAAACCTCTGCACAGAACACAAGCTTGAAACAAACttcatatatttattgtgtATATTGAGGGGCATTGCACTCTAACTGttcattcatacatacatatatgcattatatatacatgcatatataaaCAGCCAGGGCGGCCTGCACCTGCACAGAGCCTATAGAAACTGTGGGCCAAACACTCTGCTGACTCACCACAGTACATCTGGGGATTTTCCCaagcctctctccctcttcggTCTCCCCATTTGagccctctcttctcctctttctggaCAGCAGCAGCCCGCTGGAGCTTTGGGCCTCCATCTGTGTCAAAGGTCAAGATAAACGCAGTGAAAACATAGCATACATCACAGACACCATACTCTGCTGGTGTGGtttacaaacaggaacacacagatgcagataCTCGGTTCTTCTCTGCATAACGTGTCCACGTTCTGGACGTGAGCTCTATGTTACATAACTATAGTAAGCACTATATGGcatacagcagacagactgtaaATCTAGACAGGGCTGATGTTATGGCAGATGGCATACCCTGATTCAACTTTAACCCAGTAACACAGGGAGGACACAGTATGAGACTTGGCTCAGTGGACAAAAAAAATTGAGCTTTCACTGACACACATATAAAGGTCAATTTAAAATTACACCACCTGTCTCAACATAAAACTGGTTCCTAAACATACTGAAAATTAACCATGTCTGGCTTTCACTTCAGATTCCTGATGTGCTGTCTAAAAATCAAGCGTGACATCAGGAGCCCTACACCCTTCAAATGTAAGGAATCTTTGCTTGATACATTACTCAAATGATTAATAAACTACCACAATAGTATATTAATTCTCTGTCAGTTTACCGTCCATGCAGAACCAAATACACCTGGAGGAGCTCAGCAATGAGTGACTTGGTAGAGCCTATAACTGTCCTGTGTATCCTGGTAGAACAGGACCGGGACCTAAAATAGTCTTTGAAATTTAACATCACATTGCTTCCTCTAAACAGAGTTTGAAACACCTTCAAAGATCCTATCCACAATGACGATGAGATAGCCACCCTGTGTGTGCATTGTGGTGGAACAACAGAAACTACTGCTGGTATCCAATTACAAGGTTTCCTGTGTTATGGGTTACGGCTCTGCCCCATTCCACACATTCCATCACGCCAACAAATACAGCCCCAGGTCATTAAAGGGAGGGCCCACTGTTTTCACGTATCTTGCCCTGTTCATTTCTTTAACTTGTGATTAAGACATTAACAACCCTTGGCTGCTGCGTCATTTATTTAAGTGTGACTCAGTACAATGAGTGACAGACGTGCCTGTGCTCGATCCTGGTGGTGACAGGCAGCTACCTGATCCAACGCTGGGCACTCGCACAAGCAACCCCCTGCCTCTTTCTCTTGGCAACAGCTGAGCACTGAGAGCGAGAAGCCCTGCAGGGCTCTCACACGCTGACAAAGAAGATTTACATGAACAGCACATGTCATCATAACTAAAGCAGGCTGCTATAAtaaggaagcagcagcagcaggacagggCCAAGTCCTGTTTAACCACATGCTATGCAACAGTGGTTCATAATAGCACCTGCATGCCTCTCAAAAGACCCCAATCTGAGGGATCTGAGTAAGACTTTAACTTACAGTAGCTACTGGTATAAGGGCTATATTTTAATTACTGattagtttttcctttaatcatTAATTTGAAGAAAAGAAATCGTGAAAACCACCCATCACAATTTCACACAGCCCAAGGTTAAGTTTTCAAATTGATTTTTCCGTTTAACCAATAGttaaaaacccaaatatattctatttataGTCATATACAACAAGGATAAGCAGCAGATCCACATGTGAACATGTGGAACCAGAGGATGTGTGACATTAATAAACGATTCAGTGATTAATAGATGATCAGA
Protein-coding sequences here:
- the pcyt1aa gene encoding choline-phosphate cytidylyltransferase A, with amino-acid sequence MEAQSSSGLLLSRKRRREGSNGETEEGERLGKIPRCTVGLKHPAPFADELEPADGKPYERVSMEEAKRGTKPDRPVRVYADGIFDVFHSGHARALMQAKCLFPNTHLIVGVCSDDLTHKYKGFTVMNEDERYDAIRHCRYVDEVVRNAPWTLTPEFLARHRIDFVAHDDIPYSSAGSDDVYKHIKDAGMFAPTQRTEGISTSDIITRIVRDYDVYVRRNLQRGYTAKELNVSFINEKKYHLQERVDKVKRKVRDVEEKSKEFVQKVEEKSIDLIQKWEEKSREFIGNFLQMFGPEGALKHMLKEGKGRMLQAISPRQSPNSSPTREERSPSPTFRLPFFTKTSPPPSPPPHHSGARGYLISEDDDEDEDEDEN